The following proteins are co-located in the Cryptosporangium aurantiacum genome:
- a CDS encoding integrase core domain-containing protein: protein MPFRLVYLGVTNALGLLRLLPMSDRDKDAEILALRHQIVVLQRQLHGEKVRFTRADRALLAALLNRLPRDVLRGVRLLVRPDTLLRWHRDLIAGRHARISRPKRVGRPRTIQSIRRLVLRLAHENSTWGYRRIHGELLVLGIKVAASTVWEILREAGIDPAPQRTSTTWATFLRSQAHAIIAADFFEATTLTGAHLYVLALIEYTTRRVRVLGATAHPTATWVTQAARNLVIDLDDAGCRVKYLIRDRDGKYPALFDAILTDAGITVVLSGVRIPRMNSIIERWIQACRHELLDRTLIWNQAHLLHALREYQRHHNQHRPHRGIANARPLQPLPEPITEPTTLAGLRIRHHDRLDGLLHEYHHAA from the coding sequence GTGCCGTTTCGACTGGTCTACCTCGGTGTCACCAACGCGCTGGGGCTGCTACGGCTGCTGCCGATGAGCGACCGGGACAAGGACGCCGAGATCCTCGCCCTGCGACATCAGATCGTGGTCCTCCAACGACAGTTGCACGGCGAGAAAGTCCGGTTCACGCGCGCTGATCGGGCGTTGCTCGCCGCGCTGCTAAACCGGCTACCCCGCGACGTGCTGCGCGGCGTCCGGCTACTGGTCCGACCGGACACCCTGCTGCGGTGGCACCGAGACCTGATCGCCGGCCGGCACGCCAGGATCTCCCGACCCAAACGGGTCGGGCGGCCACGAACCATCCAGTCGATCCGCCGACTGGTGCTGCGCCTGGCCCACGAGAACAGCACCTGGGGATATCGCCGAATCCACGGCGAGCTGCTTGTCCTGGGGATCAAGGTCGCTGCCTCCACGGTGTGGGAGATCCTGCGGGAAGCCGGGATCGACCCGGCACCTCAGCGCACCAGCACCACTTGGGCGACGTTCCTGCGCTCCCAGGCCCACGCGATCATCGCCGCGGACTTCTTTGAGGCGACGACGCTGACCGGCGCCCACCTCTACGTCCTGGCCCTCATCGAATACACCACCCGCCGGGTCCGCGTCCTCGGCGCTACGGCCCACCCGACCGCGACGTGGGTAACCCAAGCGGCCCGCAACCTCGTCATAGACCTCGACGACGCCGGATGCCGCGTGAAGTATCTGATCCGCGACCGGGACGGGAAGTATCCCGCGCTGTTCGACGCGATCCTCACCGATGCCGGGATCACCGTCGTCCTCAGCGGTGTCCGGATACCTCGGATGAACTCGATCATCGAACGCTGGATCCAAGCCTGCCGCCACGAGCTGCTCGACCGGACGCTGATCTGGAACCAGGCGCACCTGCTCCATGCCCTACGCGAGTACCAGCGGCACCACAACCAGCACCGCCCTCATCGGGGCATCGCCAACGCCAGACCCCTGCAGCCACTGCCCGAACCGATCACCGAACCGACGACACTCGCGGGCCTGCGCATCCGACACCATGACCGGCTCGACGGACTCCTCCACGAATACCACCATGCCGCTTGA
- a CDS encoding type II toxin-antitoxin system VapC family toxin, whose amino-acid sequence MIILDTNVVSELMRGTPEPSVIAWLGQQRSAELFTTAVTLAEVRYGIARLPDGRRKDDLAQAADEVFSAFPEQVLPFDAAAAATYADVVTDRDKAGQPIDGFDAQIAAICRSRNATLATRNTKDFHQTGVELVDPWLTT is encoded by the coding sequence ATGATCATTCTGGACACTAACGTCGTCTCCGAGCTTATGCGTGGCACGCCGGAGCCGAGCGTGATCGCCTGGCTAGGTCAGCAGCGCAGCGCGGAGCTGTTTACCACCGCGGTGACACTCGCCGAAGTCCGGTACGGGATCGCCCGGCTGCCCGACGGACGTCGGAAGGACGACCTCGCTCAGGCCGCTGACGAGGTATTCAGTGCGTTCCCGGAGCAGGTCTTGCCCTTCGACGCCGCCGCAGCGGCGACCTACGCCGACGTAGTCACTGATCGGGACAAGGCGGGGCAGCCAATCGACGGGTTCGACGCCCAGATCGCCGCCATCTGCCGTAGCCGGAACGCGACCCTGGCCACCCGCAACACCAAGGACTTCCACCAAACTGGGGTCGAGCTCGTCGACCCCTGGCTGACCACCTGA